Genomic segment of Coffea arabica cultivar ET-39 chromosome 1e, Coffea Arabica ET-39 HiFi, whole genome shotgun sequence:
TAAGACTCTTGGCCTTCAGACTCTGGAACATGCTATGAGGGTTGGTCGAACATGGGATTCAGTCATTTCTTTGTTACCTAAAGGGGGAGAGACTATCTGGGGTAACCTAGATTGGTCACCTGAAGAAGGACATGTATGTGATTCGTTGAAGAAAAGGCAGCTGCAAGCCTCTGCAAGTGACGATAAGGGCAACAACAGTGACTCCAGAAGGGCTTTCCATGTAAAAGAGCTGACAAAGTATGGCAGGATTGTATCTTTTGGAAAGAACGCATCAGAATTGCCTTCTTCACAATTCTCTCCTCTTGTTTTCAAGGTAGTGTCCGTGGACCATGTTCTTCTCTGCACCACTTCAAAATTATCTTGACTCCTGTATTCAGACATCATAAAACGAGTCACAAAGTTTTGCAATACAGGTGGCATATGATGTATCCGTGAGTAAAGTTTTTAATTACTGGTACTTGATTGAGATGCATGCCTCAAGCATGCTTGTGCACGTCTTACTACCTGAgaatttcttttcttgaattgtCTTGGGAGGCCGAATTGGATTGACAAATCTGATTCTAATCTTGGGACTTGTCTCCCTATCCACTGATTCAATATTTGCTGATAAATTCTGCAATGGCACTGATGTTGCTTTTATACGTGGACTGACTCAATGAACTAATTTTTCAACTTTCGACCAAGCACAACCTTTGAAAGCAAGTTTTGTCATTGTCTTCTATCTTACTTTGTTCTTTTATGGAACATGCAACTAATACTTTATGATACAACTGAAATATAATCAGGGAAGTTCCACCAACTCTGCCAGTGTGTCTTGTGGAAAGGTATGGACAGAATATAATGAGATGAGCCATGACAGCATCAGAAGAGTCGCTGAAAACAAAGCCTACACAGCAGAAACTGTAATGGATCTTCTCCGCCTCGTGGCTCCAAAACTGATGCAGCGTGCCGAGGCTCAATTCTCTCATGGAATTGCTGAGGACTTGGATGACCCCAAGTATAACCATTACAAGTACTGGTCAAATCCTCTAGAAACCAAGTAAGTTTGAATGCGACTCGGAGTCTTTACCTGTGCGTTGAAATCAAAACTTGTACTAATTACCATCGTTGGAGGTAATTAAAGCTCATTTCCACTGGTGTTCGGTGAAATTTGTTGACAGGCTATATGGTGAAATTCTTAATTTTCAGGTTACCTAATGCTCCAGATATGGAGATTTACTGTCTATACGGTGCTGGACTACCCACTGAAAGGTCCTATGTGTACAAGCTCACTCCTTCAGACAGGTGCAAGAGTATTCCCTTTCAAATCGATGGCTCAGCAGATGGAAGTAACAGCTGCTTGAAGGGTGGAGTGTACTTCGGGGATGGTGACGAGTCTGTACCAGTTATAAGTGGGGGATTCATGTGTGCTAAAGGCTGGCGAGGGAGAACAAGGTTCAATCCATCTGGGATTGCTACTTACATAAGAGAGTACCACCACAAGGCACCAACAAGTCTGCTGGAGGGCAGGGGACTAGAAAGCGGTTCACATGTCGCTATAATGGGCAATGTGGCCTTCATTGAGGATGTTCTGCGGGTCGCAGCAGGGGCTTCAGGTGCAGGGTTGGGAGGTGACAAAGTTTACTCTGATATAATGAGAATGTCTGAGCGAATAGATATCAGACTTTAAATTGCTCTATTCAGGAGACTGAGGTTTACTGCTCTGCATGTACCAAGAACAAGATTTTGATAGCAACCCCAGCTGAAAAATGTTGTAAACAACTGGTCAATTTAGATAAAAGGTAATGATAATTGAATTTGGTAATTGGAACTCCAATCTCCTCACCAGACCCAAAAACAgcaatctaaaaaaaaaaaaagaaaaaaagaataaaggaCTGCCCATTTGGGCTTCTATCATCACCATAATTCTTCCACTTATCATGTTTGAATATTGACTCGTGTATTCATTTCTTTCAATGGGCTAGTGATGATGATTAATGACTATGGACCCTTATGAgaaaggggaaaagcaaaaatccATTATGCTGAGAACAATCTCTTACAGCTAGCCTTTTCTCTTACCATAATCAGACCAAATTATGTCCTGTATAAATGGCCTTGTTTCTTACCATAATCAGATTAAATTATGTCCTAACTTTTACATTTGACATTAATCCACCATTTTCAAGTTGTAGATTTATTTGATATGTTCTATGGTCTGATAATTTATATTGAAAAACGTTATCTGcacttatttttattattacacTATATAATAAACAAATGCTGAGTgtgaaaataacaaaaaaatggaTTGCAAATAATTTTACATTGTttagattgcaatttttttggagtttttatagaaaatatactgtaataatttgataCATGTGAGGTAAAAAAGTAATTGAGAAATGTACAcgaaaaacgtaaaaattttttgGTAAAAACTGGCTTTTCAAACAAGGCAATAATATTTtgctttattttcttcttcGTACAAAATATAAATCACTCCTATTTCTTCACCGCTaaggatttggaatttggaATGTTCCAAACTTATCCAGCAGTTTCTTTCCTTCAGCATCCTTTGAATTCTCGACCCCACCACCCTATTCTAGATTCCATTCCCATCACCTCCACGGTGTCCCCGGCCCACCTCCGCCCGCATCTTCCTTCTCTATAAAATACTTAAAACTAACTTCTTCCCCTATAGGCTATAGCATTCCTCCAAAACCAGCAAATTTCCGGTCAACTATCGAACGCAGTCTTGAAGAAATTGATCTTTCAATTCGGAACAGGAGAGCTAGATCAGAGAAGAGATGTGCTTGGTATTCGTCTGTGATGAAGATGAAAGAGTTCTGGCAAGGCAAATAGCACCAGGCGCGTGCCCATACTGCGGTGGGATGGTTCAAGCCCTGGATGTGGAGAAAGAATGGCGATTCTGCTTTGTCCCTCTTTACTTCAAGGCCAAACGCAAGTATTTCTGCACCATCTGCGCCAGGCGCCTCACCATCCAATAATCTCTCTCTTAAGCAGAGATGATTGTAATTAATTAGATGATGACTCATCTAATTGTATATAATTAATAACAAATACACTTTCTGATTTGCTTTTTACTTTGCTTCAgatatgatgatgatgatgcaaGAATAgttttgtgtgtgtgtatatatatatatatgtaaatatttgtTGATTGTTAATCCTGAGGTTAAATGATCCGCAATTTTGTGTTTATGCATGGAG
This window contains:
- the LOC113706724 gene encoding putative phospholipid:diacylglycerol acyltransferase 2, which produces MASILRFRKLCILVPVKCSPVSYESHDAPEAEKKEDSPISAVEQVSEKPQVKKNKRQPKQWRCIDKCCWIIGYICTTWWLILFSFNCLTANLPGLKVPEPPGARLRREGLTALHPVVLVPGIVTGGLELWEGKPCSEGLFRKRLWGGNFAEIFKRPLCLLEHLSLDNETGLDPPGIRVRAVAGLVAADYFAPGYFVWANLIENLAKIGYEGKNMYMAAYDWRLSFQNTEIRDQTLSILKSQIELMYLTNGRKKVVVVPHSMGVIYFLHFLKWVEAPPPMGGGGGPDWCNKHVKAIMNIGPAFLGVPKAVGSLLSAESKDVAFLRAMAPGLFSSKTLGLQTLEHAMRVGRTWDSVISLLPKGGETIWGNLDWSPEEGHVCDSLKKRQLQASASDDKGNNSDSRRAFHVKELTKYGRIVSFGKNASELPSSQFSPLVFKGSSTNSASVSCGKVWTEYNEMSHDSIRRVAENKAYTAETVMDLLRLVAPKLMQRAEAQFSHGIAEDLDDPKYNHYKYWSNPLETKLPNAPDMEIYCLYGAGLPTERSYVYKLTPSDRCKSIPFQIDGSADGSNSCLKGGVYFGDGDESVPVISGGFMCAKGWRGRTRFNPSGIATYIREYHHKAPTSLLEGRGLESGSHVAIMGNVAFIEDVLRVAAGASGAGLGGDKVYSDIMRMSERIDIRL
- the LOC113689551 gene encoding uncharacterized protein — protein: MCLVFVCDEDERVLARQIAPGACPYCGGMVQALDVEKEWRFCFVPLYFKAKRKYFCTICARRLTIQ